From the genome of Magnolia sinica isolate HGM2019 chromosome 12, MsV1, whole genome shotgun sequence:
TGGTTAGTGACTTAATGCATTTTCACGTGGCAAAAAGAGCTTTGCCATGGCAAGCTGTGCCTTTACACATGCCACATGCTCCAGCCTGGCACATGGGAACACCCTAGGCGGACATCAGGCCAGCCCATCATGTAGATGACCTAGCCCAAAAAATCATAAGGTAGGTAAGctacacatgtacattgaatatggATGGCTGGCTTgttgctttttcttcttcttcttcttcttcttcttacatgTATGGCCTAATTAATTAGTCTGCTTGctggatttttgggccacataTCATCCGCAGTGTCCTACCTGATGCATGGTCACAAGTGTGCTGTGTAGCACCTGTGTGGTGTAGAGATGTTTGTGGGTTTAAGGAAAATGTAGCAAACAAATTATAAATAGATGCCAATTTGCTCATCGTGGGGGCAGTATCAAAGACAATATGGCTAAACATATTATATTCCTGTGCTTCAACAAATTGCATAACCTAAAGAGTATTTCTAGATCACAAAGGgtaaaaagaaaccaaaaaaaaaaacatgaaggaAACAATCATCATAAATTAAACAACCAAAATAATGAAGCAAGGGATAGTATGCGTCAAATGCAACACATTCTACTTTTCTTCTTTCCACAATTTCACGTTGTCAGCAATGTCATTCTTCACCAACAAATTTATGCACCACATATATAAGCAGAAACAAATTTGTTTAACAATTTCACAGAAAATTTTGGAGTTTTACCTGCTCAACAAACATACCAAGGCCCACACTGTCCATGAAGTCTTTAACTCCAGTCCCTCCATTTTTCTGACTTGAGCTACGAAACTCTTCCCTAGCCTTCTCAGGATTGATCTGTAAAAGTATGATTATTAACTCATTACTGACACCAAGAATTTTTGTAAGGCAACAAGCATCGGTTTCAACCAGTGGAAGCAGAAACATGAATTAATTGCATGGACATACATAAATGTTCTTGTGACATCTAATTCATCCATCGATTTCACCATCCCACATTAGGACATAAGCTTAGAAACAAGGAACTAAAACTCAATCAGGCTACCCTATAGAAAAAAGATGAGGATTGAACCCCCGAAACCTTAGTGGGGGcttcataagttttggatcagcttaatATCAGTGTTTTACTTTCATCCGATAAACATGatcagatggcatataaacatcacaatgaccCTTGGAAGGTTTTCGattgtatgtgttccatcccaaAAGTGTGCTGCTTCATTTTAAACTTACCGTAAGAGGGACTTGGGTATGAATTTTTGGCAGAACAAGATTAGTTGATAATGGTCATGGTGGTTATTCAGTTGAGTGAAACTAAGGTCTCTTCTTGCCTCTGGAAATTTTCTTTGATAAAGAGATCACCATCCTCACAAGCATGCTCAGATTTTGTTGATTCAGATCTATTCATTTGTTAAGTTAAATATTGAGAGTGCATAAATGCATAATTTGCCCCTTCAAATGCATTTAGTGTTATCAGGTTTGATGCAAGTAACGGGTGAAGAAACCAAAGATTGAGAAGAAAAGGCCAACAAGAGAGAATGCCAAACATAACAAGAACAAAGAATTGGATAGAGAATGCCCCTTCCATCCATCAACAGAATCAGTTCATTAACACggtatattaaaataatattttgggACTCTAAAAGTCATAATCTTATTCCAATACTATGatagaatgtgtgtgtgtgtgtgtgtgtgtgtgtgtgtgtgtgtagaaacaaaaactgaaacctttcatcatcatcacctaagtatcaaataactctccccTTTTCATTATGTGATGCACACAGCAAGCGCAAGGAATACAGTTGGAAGGTAGTTGTATGGGATTGCCCATACAACCCATTGCATTGAAGTCTTCTTCTTAAACCCCAAATACCAAATACATACACCAGATATACAGATTATTGAAGTCAAATATACAGATTATtgaagtcttcttcttcttcttcttcttctaattctacgctcttttttttttggctaagaAATTCACAGTAGCCAAGATTTTATAAAAACAGTCCATGAAATGTTCTCTTAGTAACTTGGAAAAATAGTATGCCATACTAATGGAAACAACTCTAGATAAATATTCATGGAAAGACTACTCCTAGATAGATCATTTTTACTTAAGAATGCCCATATAAAAATCAAATATTCCCATCTCCTTAGAGAACTGCAAAGAACTACCACAGCAATTTCTAATCACTTTGCAACGTGGCAAAACCATATGCCTCGGCCCCTTAGAAAAATAGGAGATGAGAATGAAAACATGCCagtaataaaataattttaaagatTAACATACTAGCAACTAAGATGAATATATATATCACTACATAGTTAACGTTAAAACTGCAACATATAACAACTAAATTGAATTTTCGATTTGTCAATCAGTTCATCTTACTAGATAAGAAAACATGCAAACTTTCGGAAAGAAAAACCAAAGCTCAGTACAGGGAATAATTCTCCAATAAATAGTACGGcaagcatttaaaaaaataaaaataaaattgccaGAGAAGATGCAACAGGTGGATCTATGTCCAGGATaatatggacggttaaaaattttgaaaaacgaAATGGATCCATCAtaaatgtgacccacttaatgattGTATTGGCATGGCATCACATAAAAGGTTCAAACATCTGATGGATGGCCCGATAATGAAGCAAAACATGCCTTATGGACCAACCGTATTAGATTAGGTACACAAGGGAGCCATATGGTCTATGCAATAGTCATAAGTACCAAACTGAttagtatattttattttatatttttttcacaaacaaataaaaaacatatttaaaaaaagGATGGCATTGAAAAAAATTTCCCATTTTACCATTACTCTATCATATCAAAACACATTTCTAaaaggaaaaatgagagaagaaAAATTCAGAATCTACTAGGTTGAATCATTCCAATACAATAGTAGCTCCAAGCTCCTTGAGCTTCTCGACAATGGGACCCGCCTCCTCCTTGGCAACACCATTCTTCGAAACGACCAGCGCCTTCTCGACCAGGTCCTTCGCCTCCTTTAGGCCCAGATCAGTGAATGTCCTCACCTCCTTTATGATCTTGATCTTGGCAGCAGTGTCGAACTTCTCAACATTGCTAAATCTCAACATTGTTACAATAAATGCCAACTGGAACCATGGCCCAATGAGAAGAAAATATAAAGCAATGACAAATGGAATGGATTTTGGAATAAAAATAGGGATTTCGAGAGAAGCTCACCCACGGCAGGAGAGATATGGCTGAAATCCTTCAAAGATTCGGAGCTCACCCACTggcggaagaagaaaatgagaaaccAGCAGAGCTCGGGCGTCGTTCGAAAGAGGGATGAGAGGTTAGTTTCAAATCCGAAAATTGTGAGTTTTCCATAATTTAACACATCAACTATATTAATAACCATACATTTAAGGGACCGTTTACTGAATGGTTAAGATATTTTTATGtatgaaaaaatataaatattaaacacTAACAACTAGATCTATTATgtagatggtctggataattaTATAGCATTTCCACTATTAACACGAATGAGTCACCACTGTTTTACCTCAAACACAAAACTCACATATTGTCTCAATAAAAAAACATTACTCGCACTTTGTatctggtagggctctatgggccccactatgatttatttgttttaatccacgccgtcaatccatttcttcatatcattttatggttgaTCCAATAAAATTAGATCTAACTAaatctcgaatggaccacaccacgggaaaacaatctagattgaatgtccaccattaaaaagtactTTTCGCTACGGATTATTTTGTTTCAGCTACGAATTTTAGCCGTAGCCAAAACAGCCACACGTCCGTTAGCTTTACattgttttttggtagtgttaaGTTCCATTTAGTGCCATCCCCACAAGGACGGGctatatataaaaatagaagTAGCAGAATGACTATCTGATTGTTGCAAGCTTTGCTATAGAATGAGGATGGTTGCCAATTTGTACGACTGATGGCGTGGATCAATTAAATTCCAGGGCACACTAACTCTCTGTGCGCTGGAAACAGAAGATCTGCACCAAAAAAGAAGAGGTGGTGCCAGCAAAAAGGACCAAAGTCCCCTTCTAACATCCTTGGTATGCCCGTGTGAGAACCAGACTCAACAACCCAAAATCCATCAGTTGAGCAGACTGAAtctgatgatccgaaccgttcatcagaTTCAGATTATCCCAACTAGTTACcacttattttattaaaaaaaaaaaaaagaagaagaagaagaagaagaaaacataagTGAGAGAAGAAATCCCATACTCGCATAACTTCCAACATGTTAAGGCCTTGGAAACGTCCAGCAACAGACATCCATCTGCTTATATCTTAGCCCTTCATCAGGATATCAAAGGAATTCATCAATTCCATCATCCAGCGGACCATCCAATAATGATTCGGAGTGATCAGCCGCAAGACCGGCACCTCTGGATCATCGACTCTAGAGGACCCTTTGTGGATGGCTATTCAAACATCCCAAGCACTCATTATCTAAGATCTACTAGAGGAGAATCTAATGGTCAGGTTTAAGCATCAGTTATGGAGTTCCAGGGTTCAAACCAAGAAGAACTACGTGGTGGAAACTTCCAGTATAGAATGTGGTGGGGTCCAACGTTCGACCGTACTGGAGTTCGAGCATACGGATCTAAGTGTAGGCTGTGTATGGACCAGCCGAGCGATGTTTAGCCTGAGTTGTGAGACTTACGAAGGAGGCACGACCGAGATTTGGGATATTTAGCATATACTGTCGAGTGTATTTAAAGTATTTAACACGCTTACACAAAATGCACCAATCTATTAATATTATGATAGATTTAAATTCCATTTATACTCGGCAACATTTTATGAATAAGAAATCAACCATCAAGTTCAATCATCAGCTCTTAGCATATCTACGGACACTCTTATTCGAGGTCttatgcaataaaataaatcttaTCTAACAAacttaaaataaatgaataataatttaagaacatcaaatgaaattaaaatgataatcatGACTGTCGTAGGGGCAGCAACTTCTTCATTTATCTTGTAGGGCCACGTTTCACTTAGGTCATTTTCTAACTTGACTATATATTCATGTTCTTGATCCATTGGCTCACTCTCAATCATATATGTACGGTTTTAAATGAATATAGGGTAAGCTGACCAGACCTAGTAAGAAGTCCCGATATGTttctttacatcaaattataataaaataacaacaatcatatataatataagttCAGAAAGAAAATACAAGTGTTTTGTACTTcgtgaatgcatgaatgcatcgaGTGAGAATCCGTCATCATTTAGGGGTGAACGGACTTTTATTCATCAGGGCTAGGCCCTCTTATTCATCATTCGTCTCTCCAGGTGCCTCACAACCTTTTATCAATCAAGGTAAACCAAGTTCTGGAGGTGAACGGCCCTCTTTcgtgttcaccaccccaagtatagggtcacgatgtagtaataattaatctcgataagactgatgtcgaatccacatggactgaaccttgtacgtaacctgaaagtaactagaactagaactagaagaagatgtaatctaaaccaggaaaaattaagagaataatcgtaaaacttgtaaaattcaaaggtgggaaactacgGTTTCCAAtgatccactcgtagagatcagggagatctatgcttgattcataaacataactggaatcagagtcccatcttcatccaactgaaagataatccattaaaatccaaatctgaacttcctttgatttagttttcaagtgatgagaggtatgagaattagaattgattcgatcacaaaaccatgctcatgagacaaagcAGACAATCGAATTtaaccaattcacaaccaatctaagagatgtatgaacgttaggaaggatttcatcatccaatcatatccatgagacgatggtggacAACATGGTTCCCAAGTTTATAAcctctataatgaaaagaaccTGCTTAAAGCTagcacagatccattgtaatttaagttacaacaaaccattaaaaactaaaaccattcccttataatcaaactagaatcaattagccctagctaagaggtttagccaatcatagacatgattgatctAAAAATCTCTTAGGGAAACATACAAAAAATGAATAAGGAAAGGCGAGAAAGACTTAGGCTGGCCGTtgctctctccttctttcttctgtttttcttctttcttccttccctctTGCTATCATCTTTTCCAGCTCACGTCTTCCTCTCATAAGATCCGATCATGTCCTTccatccaatctctctctctctcataggcaGCAAGTAGGTCGGTTTTAAGTCGGAAGAACCGACCTTCTTTCCGCAGTTCCTTGCGTAGAAGAAAAACGGATCGCGCACCTCTGTTGTGCGTAGCCAAAAATGCAAAACTTGTTGCGTTTGATttgaattcaagatgaaagatcgtACGATCCATGAGATCTAACCACATAGGGAGGGTCGAAATCCTCCTCTCCACcttttggacggcttggatcatcatctTGGTCCTTGTTTTGATCGCTGATCAAGCCGAATTGTCTAGCTTTCACGAATGCATCAGTTTGCGCAATTCTTCTTGCACTgatgattggtggggcccatgatcaaaatttttagagaaatccaccccgtccattagtttctcctTAAAAAACCGGtcagagatggacggttttggatttcCATTGACGTGACCCACCTGATTGATCTTGTGGCAAAGATTCTGTCGTTCAACGCCTTTACAACCTTTGTCTGGCATGTCTCAGACCAAGATCAACCAGGTATTGGTCAACGCACTTGTCTGATTcaaatggacggctcggattgagatGATGGATctagatggtggcccacagagatcgtGTGGTGAGTCTCTATTCGGGCGTTCGCATGTGGGAAGAAGGATTTTCAAATCCTTCTCAATTACGTTGGGTCAGCGGTCTTTAATCGGTCTGGCTGTTCCGGTGCACAGCGGGCGTACGCCTGCTGTGTACACCGgccacatgaagtgggtcccaccttgatgctaTTAGAAAATCcgttccgttcatccgttttgctatCTAGTTTAAGGgctgagacaaaaattgaagcatatccagatatcaggtgggccccaaatcagtgattttgTGACTGATTTatccgttgggtcacttccacaatgatctaagggttgaatttCGACACGtgtggttaatttagggtctttaGTCCTCTtctaaagtttcgagccaaatggatggtgggaaccctgtgatcttgcattcaggatgattttcaggcctctttatcgttaATCACtggattttctcagatctttggcgtgtgaattcttcaatctcgatcccctaagatccatctcttgccttggtgatttgtgagcCTCAAATCCTtgcctttagcacccttttcagtccaagctcttaaatttaccttgcaacaaaaacgtgattaaaatataacgttaagcatcatcatgttcataaaactaggcaataactggggtctaatatgtaatatttgaccctcaacattccgCCATCATCTGCCTTTGACTTTCTTTCCCAGGAAATAATCGACTACATTTTTCAAGCTGGTTTCTGCTTGTTGAACAATCCAGATAGTTGCAACTGGCCTTTTTCCCCCTCAGGCGTGTTCTCAGTCCATTCAGCTTGGGATCTTAACAGGGAGCACAAACCGTGTAGGGAATGGTCTAGCTGGGTTTGGCATGGCAAGCTGCCCCCTAGGATCTCCCTTTTCATCTGGAGGGTGCTGCAGAAAGCGGTTCCTGTTGATGATGCAATCCAAGGGCACGGAGTTTTGCTTCATTCCAAATATGAGTGTTGCTCATTGGATCCGTCCAGAGGTCACTCAGTCAAGTCCCTATAGCACCTTCTGATTAACAGCTTCATAGCTTCAACCTGCTGGACACACTTTGGCAGAATTTTTGAGATTCCATATAGCGCCAATCAATCTATTGAAACTATGCTGACCTCCTGGTGGAACTCCTCCCTCTTGCATGGTCATTCCTTCCCCCTCCGTAAGCTCTCTCCTTGTTTTATAATGTGGGAAATCTAGAAAGCAAGAAAATCCACCATATTCGACGGTAAGTCTATTCAGGTGGATGAAATCCTGGCCAATGTTAAATGGTGGCTCTCCTCTATATCTAATCACTCTCCAGAACTTCTTTGCCCTTCGCCTAGCCCATCAATCACGTCCAAGATGGGGCTAACTGTAACATCTCATTTCTGGAATCCTCCCAAATTCGTCAAGTGGCAGAAAGCTCAACTAGGTTGGGCTAAAATTAACGTTGATGGCTCGACTAGAGGTAATCCAGGCTCATCAGGTGGAGGGGGAGTTTGCAAGGGAGATAATGGTGAATTCAATTTTGCATTTGCGGAAGGATATGGAACAACTTCCAACATTTATGCAGAACTACGTGCTATTCATGACGAGCTATccatttacttcaattttggcttAACCAGAGTTGTGGTGGAATCCGACTCCATGCTCGCAATAGGATTTCTAGTCCAAGTTGGAAATGGGCTATTGGGTTGCTTGAATAAAAAGATTTGGTTCTCTTATGCAGCTGAAATTTTTCCACATCTTCAGAGAAGGAAATGAACttgtagatggtatggcccgaaTGGGTAGCGACTCTCAAGACTCTGCCTTGATTTGCCAAATTTCTTTGCTCCTTCGACACGTCAGAAGAAGCCTTTTCCTAGATAAGGTGGGCCTAGGGGCACTTAGGATCAACCCAGGTAGAGTTGCTCAGCCCCTTCAGTAAACCATATGCTCCTCGGTCTGGCAATTGCTTCTGAGGAGCTACAATCCTCTGCTTTCTCCCTCTTAATAGGCTCTCTGTTCGTTTAGACTTGGGGTGTCAGTGTGGAAACAAGTGTTACTTCCGGGTGCCGCAGCTTCACATTGGCTGGGCCTTTTTTGCAATGGAATAACCACTTGGGCTTATGTTCCTATTGTTTCTGCTGCTATGTTCGGGGTGTCGCCATTCTCATGCATATATCAGATCTGTTTTCTTGTGTTTCCACTCTATATATGATCTTTCTTAGGCTAAAAGATAGGCGAGGCATGATCCTTTTGTAATGCCCACCCGAAATACTTGTATCTTTCCCTTTTTCATCAAAAAAGTTGGGTGGTGAGCACTTCTGCTCCCaccttttgaatttttatttttatttattttttaaatgagaaTTCGTTCACTTGCTTGAATTGGAAACATGTCAACCTGCATATGCCCCTTAGCAGACTTCTAACATTTGATAGGCATAGGCAATGGTCAcatctactccttgagtaggTTTCATTAGTATAGTGAGCTTTTATTAACAATTTTACTAGGTATACCATCCAAGAGATTCACACATGAATTTAACACATCGTGCATGCAAATAATAAATATGCACAAGCATATTAAGTAATCGTGAATGATATATCATATGAATCATTATAATTTTCATAATAATTGATAACATCATGAGAACTATCAATTTATAGTTATATACATTCAATAAGTCGAATCACTATTtacaattatataaaaaattagatCATAAGTTCACAAACACAGTAAATCATATCATTGGCTATACTAGCATTTTGAACAAATAATATCATTAATAATATGACAATTCAAATTATACGTGCAATTAAATCCAATaagatattataataataatgttaaaacatttttacaacacatcatcaatttAATCTATTTTAACTTAATGTAGGGGAAATACATCGAGATCACTTACCTTGATGAGGTAGAGATGATTTCGTAAATcaatggtttgatttgaattataaTTTCCTAAGATCACATAaacaaaaattattttttaatctcacaTGATGGGATCTCACATGATGGGGCCTacatttgattgatttaaatttatttaaataataagATATCTCATTCAAATGATTTCATAAATTAAGAAACAATATTGTAAAAATTAAAGTGCTATTAGAATTAGGCCCCTAAAATTTTTATAGATTTAGATTGTTTTCAGTAACAATCCAGAAAGTTGATTTTTCTGAAGGTTTGGGTAGCATTCTATACTACTATAAAATTTTATGCTATAACTCCCTAACTTCgcataaaattatattttagctataaaattttaactttttaCACAATTTATGATGATTTACAAAATTTTTTGGAGATTTATTTACTTTGATAATTTATGATTCAAATAACATTTGATAGATGGATCAATACCAACCATTGATCATCACTTGATCAAATTCAAGGGACAACCGATGATCTTCTTGATCCGACTATGCATCTATtaatttattataattattaatgATAACATTGATTGGTCAATGCAGCCCACTAGATGGTCATATCGATTATCAAATCTAGATATCATCATATCAATTATACCTTCCACGACATTATGATTATCCTCAAGGTTCTCTATTGATGCGATAGAATGAATAGAATGAACTCGTGCTCTCGACAGTTGTGTTTAATTTGCTTTGTTGATTTCCCTGGTTTGGATATGTAAGATGTTAAGACCTATTATGTTGATTCTACAAAGGCCTAAAAGGTAATGCATGCGATGCTTGACGTGATTGTTACCTAGGTACTAGAAGTAGTAGTTTAGGAGGTATTTGCTAAACTGGCAACACTCCCATGTCTTTAAGTTTGGTCCTGCACACCTAAGCTTTATATCCATATTTTCTACAATACgaataatgtcacgccccaaacttggaaaccaggctcacaaaatttctgaacgtcgaatccgacgccgacggtctccatagtaccccattctcagctcccggcatctgtacaccaggtttcgatcctgggatcctacaaagaggatttcaagcatgattttgattcagtataagcataatcataagtataacccacgaacaataaccataagaacaccatcacaaaatccactatgatcaaaaactttaagtacagagcgtatgaagggaaatacaagataatgataataatagaaactccaaaagctcag
Proteins encoded in this window:
- the LOC131220525 gene encoding ATPase GET3C-like is translated as MFLLPLVETDACCLTKILGVSNELIIILLQINPEKAREEFRSSSQKNGGTGVKDFMDSVGLGMFVEQVMQFVEAQEYNMFSHIVFDTAPTMSKLASIYNLFATFSLNPQTSLHHTGATQHTCDHASGRTLRMICGPKIQQAD
- the LOC131220071 gene encoding uncharacterized protein LOC131220071, producing MLRFSNVEKFDTAAKIKIIKEVRTFTDLGLKEAKDLVEKALVVSKNGVAKEEAGPIVEKLKELGATIGPRHMVLPRCKVIRNCCGSSLQFSKEMGIFDFYMGILK